GTAGTACTCCGCCGTGTTTGCAGTGCGAATTTCGAAAAGCATCACATGAGCCGGATACGGAAATTAACCTAGCGAGTTTCGCTACTTCCAGGTCGCGTGCTATTGCGTTTCTCATCTCCGTGAGAGCGGCTCTGAGCACATGCTTGGCCTCGCAGCAAACAGCGTTTCTATTCCCACTTCACTTGTACCAAGACGCTTCAAGTAGTCGAAAACTTGCGAGTGGCAACCTTTGATGAAGTAGTTGGTGTCCGCAAGCTGAGTGCAGACAGGGGTGACCGTGGACCAAAttgcgcagcggcgtcgaaCATCAGCAACCGAAGTAGAGCCTAATAAATCTGCTCAAGAGACTGAATTTCGTAACTCCAGGCATCCATTCGTTCATGCAGCTCCCTTCTAAATCACAGAACCCCGTGGAACCTTAAGACCCATTGACTGCAAATAAAGTCGATGCTCGTACCGTCGACTTATCTACACTCCTTAGCTTCTGCATCTTTTATCGTTCCAGGGGTAATTTCGCACGATTAACGAGAGTTATCAAGCGGTAGACGGCAGTTCCAGACTGTTGGAGCGTTTTGTTTGAGATGAGCAAATGAAATTTACGTACATCGAGCCCTCTGCATGGAGGCTTGACGGGACATCTACGTGCCGTTTACCGCACTGGTCCGATATTTCATAACAGCGCGTGAGTGGGCTTACACTACCCCTCGACGTGCCCTACCCTGCTTATGCACGACTGATGACTTTGCACAGcacctgcatgcgcctgcaCATCTGAAACAGGGAGTTGAGACGGACTACCAGCAATGGTGTTTTGCCTTGTTTCCAGCGTGACACTGGAAGTGCATGAAAGCGTTCCGTGGATAAATGTAAGCCTCCCTagagcaggcgccgcagctgttCGGGCCCGGTGATTGGATGTAAAACGCCTCCAAGGACGTGACCAGAATAGACGCGTAAATCGCCTCTCGCGGACTTGCGGTCGACGGTGTGCTGCATACTAAATGATTCCATGGGGAAAATATGGGTTAGCTCTCAGTATCACCAATAACGAGTCCCCACCGGGGGATGCGAGCAGATGAACGCTGAGCAACTCATGTGACGAACACTCCGAAGGAGCGCTTCTAGATCAGGGCCTCTTTTTtgctcgcgccctctccccctccggGGTACTGCGGCTAATCGCCCCTTTGCGCAGATTGAGGTATTGAAGAGGAACGATATACCGCATTGGTGTAGTAGCATCTTGCGAGAGGTGGTACTCCCTCGGATGTAGGGGGATGTACTCTCGGGCAAGGAAGGGCGGGGCGTGGCTAGTACCTCGTCCCAGTACCTCTTGAGAATGATGCGTGACCGCCGCTTTGGCGTGCAGCAGCGGGCGTCCACGTCCAAAGCCGTGCAATCGTGATCTGCCTGCTACAACAAGGGTGGCAGGATCGTGACTCAAGAGTAGTTGCGAGAAACGTTGCATACAGTCCGCCCATCGCCAGCAGCAATGTTGCTCGTCCGTCCGCGCAGTACCTGCTGAACGGGCTGTAGTCGCCACAGCAAGCGGGCTCTGAAGAATGGCGACCTCACGTTGTCTACTCGTTTCTAGTAAATGGTAAACTCTGCAGCAGGTTCCGGCCGGAGCTCTGCCTTTCTATAACTCAAGCACACTCGGCCAACTCCAATTAAGTAGTCACTCTACCCACCGGAAGCAGTCCCCTGTTTCCGATAGTAACTGATAGATTGCTGCTGGGCCCATGGCTTGCTTTTATCTGTATCTGACAGCATTGAGCATAATCACAAACTGCCATTGCCACAGTGTTTACCGGGCGCGTGCTATTGCTGGTGCTCGGGGGCTAGTTTCACCCTACAGTACCAAGACGGGCGCCCCAGACCCTCAGGGCAGAACATAGGTCGATTGTGCATGTGCAGTAGACCGTCACCTGAGAGACTGTGCCCTGCGTTGGAATCCGAAGAGGGTGAAGGAGTCTGCTCTTCTTGTGTTCACCGAGAAGCACAAgttgccgctgcggccaCACTTAGGTGCTTGAATAGAATCCCTGCAAAATGCAAGGCGCCGTTTCTTGCAGCTGCTTGGCGTAGGGACAACAGCGCAGACTCAGCAGGAACATAGAGTCCCACCTACTGTCTGTCTATGATCAGTCGGGAACTGCGCTCTTCAGGCGCACAAACTGCCCCAACAACCGATTTCTTtcgggcgcagagagacgagacgcggTTCGGAGAAACAGCATCATCGGCTTCCCGCAGTGAGCGTTCGATGAACTTTCAGCGTCGTCCCCGTCCTGGCCGTGGGCTTTTATGGAAACACCGGTGCCGCGGAAGGCACCAGTCGTCATACCCAGCGCATCGTGGCTGACCTAGCCTCCACCCTCCTGATGCTATTGTAAACATGTTATTccggagaagaaaaaatATAGGGTACCACATAGGTGCATGTGTCCGCCCTTCGAGCGAACAACTTGTCTTCAGTGTTGAGCACGCCATCATGGTTCGGTGGGAAACAGTACGAACCGGATGGCGGTTCCTCGAGTGGGCTCGGGGATGCGTCTTggctcgcggcgtcctcgcctggCCGCCGTGTGTCTTCATCACTATTGTTCTATCAGCTGTCGGCGATGCTTGTTCCTACAGCATCGCGACTCCCGACCCGGGAAATGCTGTTTCGAGGCAACCTATGGAGAATCGCCAAATCTCTTTCTAACCAGATAGTTTTTCCTCGAAGAGCCTTCCAAGGTGGAGGGAACGCTACAGACACCATAGCTGCTTGCCAGCGCAGCTATACACTGTTGCACGCTTTCACTCTACTTCGGGGTAGTAGTGACGTGATTATTCATCTTCTCATTCTCGTCCTTGCCCCACAGGAGCAAGATGAAGGATTTCCGACGAGTTTCAAGCCTTACTCTAATGCTCCTTGGAGCTATTTGCGCGTTGTCTGCTTCGTCCGGTCGGGCGTTGGCAACCAGGCTCGAGCGGGGACAGGAGGAGGGTAGGCGCCCAGGCTTTTCGCAAACATTGTCTTATTTGACAAATCACGCATATGAGCTGCTGGAGAGGGCTTTCATGTACCAGTAGCGCCTCAGGCCGCCTACTTTCGCAGCGCGCACTGTCCTGCGCGTATGCCCCTATTCTCATGGGGCGGCGCGACAAATCCGTGCTCCCTTCGCTCAGAACAATGCTAGCTACCCGAGGAATGAGGCACTCGGGATATCTCGTAGCCGGGCGTCGTCGGAGCGTGCTAAAAACACCTCTGAAGACACAGAGGCTGTCATCGCCGACTCAGTACTGTCAATGACTTCGGTGAATGACAACTGGATTGCAATCGTCATTCAATGGGCTCGCTTTGGATGATGAAGAGGCCTCTTCCTCATTTTTCCTTGCAGAACCACTGATAACCTCAGAACCTGAAGCCGACACAGACCCGAGATTGTTAGGCGATGACGTCACTGGCCAAAATGGCGCTGACAGAGACACGTCTGCAAGCAATACCTCAGGAGGGAAGAGGTGGTTTAGATTCCAGAGTTTTCGTCGAAAAGGACCGCCTGATGGAACAGGCGGTATCGGCAGGGTAGGTGGCCTACCCAGGAAAATTGGTCTCGAATTTTCTTCACAAGAGCGTTTTGGCGTTCCGGCAGCTAATGCGACATAGCGTTGCAACATTTCAATCAGTCCAGTACTTTTGGAAGCCGATCTGAAATATCACTTCGTTCCAGGGTCCAACAAGCACGAAGAAGCCATTTGCTCATTGTTTTTCCTCCTCGACATAAGCGTTCTGAATATACTGGATATCCGCGTGCCACGGCGTTGGATAACCCCATGGCAGTCCTTCGTCTGCTGGTTTCGTTTCCAGGAGTTGACGAAACGAGCTCACGAGGGCGATGAGGCTGCAACTGCGGGCATGAAGGCCCTGAATCTGCTGGAGCAGGGAGAGTACGATGGTAAGTCGACTAAGGGACGCAGATGGATACTGCAGCATTCCGACTTGCGCACGGTAGTCGATGATGCGGAACGGGCGTAAACGGGGCACTGCCGAGTTTCAGTGACAGATGACACAGGCAGTCCAACAtggcaggcgccggcgtcgcatAAATAGTGCGTAGGCGCTCAGGAAGTTCGCGGGAAGAAAGATGCGGCATGCCAGCATACCACGAACGTGCATCAATCGCCGGCGACATCGGTACTACAGCCCTCCCCCCGGTGGGGGAGTATCGTGCTCGCTCTCCCGTATGCTCTTGCGTTCTTCAGATGACCTCCTCGACTGCGTACAGCTTTCGCGGGACCTCGATGTTGCGATGCGTTTGTTTTGCCACCACTTTCCTGACAACGATCTGAGACGCGTTGTCTGTGGTGACAAGCGGAAGCACCTTGTTCGACTCCTAAATCCTCTCCGGCAAAAGTTTGGAACTGCCCAAAGTGAGTGGTCAGTTCAGCGAGTCGCACAGGTATTTGCTTCGTTGTAATCTTCGACTGTTTGGTGCTTTCGTCAGATGGCATGGAGCACCTTCCTTTATTCGTGACTTCCTCATCACAGCAGACACTCCATCCCCAGCAGGAACGTATTTTTCTTCAAGATATCAGCTCCAAGCACGGGCAGCACGGCGAGGCCTGTTAACGCAAAGCACAATGCTCTCGGCAAGTAGGCATGAATGTCGGTTTGCACTCCTTGATTGCCTGGTCCTGTCGCGCAGCCTTTTTGAGGCGCCTGACAATCCCGCTTTCCCACCCTGTTTTCGTCAACAGTGCCCGTTCGCCCAGTAAGTTCACGCCCGCCCCGTCAAATGCTAAATTTGCCATGCAGAACGCTTCTCCTCAATATCTACCTGCGAACGTTCTGTGCGCCGTCCGACGGTCAGAGAGCAGTCCGATCTCGATGTTGTGCTTCCGCGATCTACTACCATCGTCGTTGCCATCGTTTGGTAGAAACTGGCGAACCGTCCTGCCGGTGGGACAGGGCTCAACGGGACTGGCAGCAGCACCTATTGTGTCGATCCGCGGGGCTGTATATGTTCTCGATCTCCGAATTCTTTGGTATCGCATCAGTGGAGCCAGTTTCTGTGCACGAATAGCCCGGTGCTTGCGTCACCGagcacgcaggcgagcacCTCTTCTCGCATGTAAACGGCGTCGGTCGCTTGCGAATCCACCGCGTCCACTGGTGACTCGAGACCGAATCCTTACGGCGAACCAGACAGATCGGATGTTAAGGCAAAAATGACAATGCTTCTGATATCTGCCTTGCCTCATTGTCATTCAGTGTCTGAAGTCGATCTACAGCCGCTGACAATTATGCTCGCAAACGCCGTCAAACGCAACCCCGACATGACGCCAGCGTACTCCATCTTCGATGCGGAATCAGGCCGGAGTTGCGTGGCAACGGAATTGTCCCACATCTACAGGGAACCTCCCCGTCTGAATCCGAGGAAACTTGAAAAATCGTTATCGAAGAGAAAGGTAAAGCAATTGGAAAACGTGTTTTCCACAGTGCTGCTATTCTTCGCCATGGTCTGGTCCATCTCACAATTCATCCTGCGCCACTATGTCGCCCCTGTGCGCGTTTTGTTTCGGTACGTTTCTGCCAGGAATGGAGACTGCGACAagtggctgctgccgcaTACCCTGCGCACGCGGATGCTATGGAAATTGCTCTCGTCCTCAGTGCGCTCGATTTTTCGGGTTGCAGGGAACGCTGGATCAAGGAACCCTACGTGACACTGGGGAACGTGGCAGCTGGGGCTACCGTCCAGCTTTCCAGAAAGCTGGCGACAGAACTTTTAGTGTCCTTTCTCATTGCCATGGCGTATAGCGCAAACGACAGTGAAGCGGGTTCTTGTTCGGCAAGCGGATCTGTGTCGGAAGTTCGTGCCTCGTGCAGGCGACTGAAGATAAACCTTCAGCTGCAAGCGGAAATTCAAAAAATCTACAATTCGGTTGCAGATAACAATCTTAGTACAGCAGAAGAACGCGTCAACAAACTCCGGAACAGTTACAAAACTGTTACATTGGACGAAGAATTTGTGCGGAGAGGAAACGGCTTCGCGGTTCTGAATGCATTCGCAGACACGTACATGTGTAAGTGTTTTACAGCGGGAAATTGCACATGCAGCGGTTTCTGGTTTGTATCTCGGCGTGCCGCTTTTTTACTGTAACGTCCACACAGGTCGGGGAGCTCGGTTACACAAATTCGTTATTTTTTTGCCACCGAAGGGAACTGATAAGTCGCCTTGACAAGCCTTGCCTCTCAGATGTGGTGTTTCGTGTCTTTTTCCCGCAGTTTTGCAGCAAGTGGACATGACGACTAAAGGAGCCCGTTTTCTGCGCTTTCTGAATAGTATGGGGCTGAAGCGCGCGCTTCAGTGGTACCTCACGAGGGTCTTCCGCAAACTTGCTGCAGGGTACAGGAATCAAGGGGCatccgcgctgctgcccaGCTCCGTTCAGGCTCCACAGCCCTTTAAAAACGTCATGGCAGCCTCATCTGGGGCGCACACTGTATGTGGGATCGGCAGTCGATGGCTGCAGAAGTTTGTTACTGGACTGGTTGAGGTAACTTTATCGGACTCTAGCCAGGCGGCGGGCACCGCGGAGCTGGACGCTCCCGGCGCACCGGCGGATTCCGCTGTGTCGCAGCGAGGCCCCGAGGGaaccgcgtctgcagcaggcctCGGTTCTGGAGGCATCACAAACGAAGGCTTCGATTCTACTGAAACACCGTATCAGGAGCCTCTTCAGGGTCAGGCTTCAGTTTTGTCGCCGTCCGCTCCAAGCGCATCGCCCGTCGTACTATCTTTCGCAGCAGGAACAAGCGGAGCCGACGCAGTTATCGGATTCACGCGAAGAGCAAAAAGTATTGGGAGAATCTTGCGAACAGttgtggcggcggcgctcgcggcagaTCTCGCTTTTGGTTTGTGGTTCCCAGGACCTGTGCTGCCGTTAGTCCCAAGATCGTAGGCGGCGGTTGCACGGAGGGTGCTTCCGTGTGTCGCACGCGAGCGAATTTTGTTTTCTGCTGCATGCTGCCCCTCAGATCGAAGGTTCACGACACAGCCTCATTTTCCGTCGAATTTCCTTTGCGCCGGACGGCGATTTTGTGTTTGAAGTTGTGTGTGCAAGGATGCTGTTCATTCTTGTGGTCCCGCCTGTACGACCGACAAATTCCGATCGGCATTTGGTGGTTTCTCCTGGCCACCTTGAGAACAGGGATGCTGCAGAGACTGAAGTTAACGGTTTAAATCTAAAACAACTGTTTGTTTGTGCCGCACGAGGACGTGGTTCCTCGTTATCGTGATATGTGGCTGCCAAATCATGAAGTGTGGATAGGGAACGCACTCTCTCGGCGGGCACGAAATCGAGCCACTTCGCTGCGAAACGCCCCAAGCCAGCAACTTTTGCGCATGCCGACCTCTCGAGGCCTCGCGTGTCATACGAGCGCAGCACATGCGACTGGAGCTAGTCATTCTCCAGAGACACGATTGCGAAAACAAAAGACCTTTGCCCCGCGTCCAACTGAATACAACACCATCTTCCGCAGCGCGTAGAATACTGGATCAGCTCCTTGCCTTGCATCCCAGATGCTGTGAACATCGGAGGAAACTGCTTTACCATGCGTACACGCCCGCAGATAATCCACAGTTTGACTACGGCACACAGTTGTTCAAAGGCCCCGctcacgagagagagagtgggTGCTTCGTCGCCAGTCAGCCGGTGCCGTGCGGGTCGAACTATCTTCAGAAGGGCGACACGGTGGTGAGGTCACCGCGGTCTGCTGTGTACGCTCTCAcaacgacggcgaagacaccAGCGGGTCCTTCGCGCCAGCCGGTATTTTGTCGACCGGGGTAACGCCCCGAGCCCGTGAGGTATGTGCTGGAGGCCAATTGGACGTCCGTTTCGGCAACAAACAGTGACGAGAGCCAGAGCTTTTGTTAGATTTGCAAACCCATGCTCAGGTGCAGACTGTATACGCGTAACTTCTGGATTCAGACgtcagggcgccgcggacgaagcGTCGGTCTGAGGGAACCCCCTTCCTGACTTTCTACTTCGGGATCCTTCGCGCAGTTCCGTCCGGAATCGAACATTGACCGCTCTTGACTCACATGCACTAGTTTTTCGAATGGGAACCTCATCGTGGCACAAAACCGTGGCGGAAGAAACCGGCCAGACAAACGCATGCACTAGGGATGCCGCCCGGGACAGGAGACAAGAACAGAAACCGTGATTCGTCGTATACTTCTCTGCTGCATGGAGACAGATTTCTGCTGTCTGTCTCGTAAAACGAGTTCCCCAGTACTTGAGAAGTTGGGCGGTTGCGAGATACGCCCATATGCGTATTATTTGTGGACTCTTTTCGCTTGACCAGAACGTGGCCGCGTAGACCGCGTAGTTTTTCCTCGTTTGTTTTCGCAGAAACCTCAGATGTGCGTAACACTACTCCACCACTGTACAATGTAATCGTTTGCGTTGCTGTCGTGTGattgtctcttcttttctttgGAGGAAAACAGTGTTTCCCTTCctgtccgcaggcgcgaccTCTGGACTGGCACACGGAGGCACCTCGCCTTTCGTCACCGTATCGATGCAACATCCGCGCTAGCGTGATGTGCATGTCCTGCGACGATTCACCGATTCACGCCTCTGCCGTCACTTCTTGCCTTCTGCTCACATTCGGTACTTTCTTTCGTGTGCACAGTCTCTTGTTTTTTCTTTAATCATGTTGCAGCAGGGGCCGTTCGCCCGtcctgcgtgcggcgcggcgcctcgtcacgtcgcggcgcttcctcaAGGTGCGGGTGCCTTGAATTTGCATCCCAGTCCGCAGATGTGGCTGTCTTTTTGTAGGTATCAAACGCGATCTGCTTCCGCGCGGATGTTGAGGGCGGCAACCGCGGAAGCGCACGAAGCCTGCACCGCTTGTCACACGCCAAGTCAAGCTACCCAGCCACGTTCGCCTTTACGGATATCGGGATCCTCTTCATGGGTATTGTTCGCAGTCACGTTCTTCATGTCTCTTGCCTCTGGTGATGCCACGGGCGCTTCTTATGCCCAAgccgtgtctccgccgtcttctcgcgccaCTGAGActgtcgccgctgctcccTCGTCTCTGGTTTCTGGGCGTGTGTTTGTCCCGCCCCACCTGCTCTCTGGCGTCCGCATTTCCGTAAATGGCGATCTCTTGTCTCTCAGTCCTTCTTCATCGGGGGATTTTGTCCTCCCCCGTCTCCCCGTGGGCTCCTACGTCGTCCAACCCTCGCACCCGCTGCTGGCCTTTCCCTCGTATCTCCTCACtgtctcttccgcctctgaGTCACTGGCGGCTGCTCCAGCTGGTGACCAAGCTGCATCTGCGCCCAAGGCGAGTGTGTACCTTCTCGGGGAGAGTTTCCGTCCGCTGACGCCtgaggcgcctctgccgctgccctTGCGCGTCCTCCCCACATCCGGCCCCCCTGCGTACTTCGTCGTCAAGCCTCCGTTTAGTCtgctctttcttctgcagcagcctcttctgctcgtcgcagctgcgtgcTTCGGCCTCATGTGGTGTCTGCCGAAGCTCCAGAAGTAccaggaagaggaggagagacggcAGAATCTCATCGCGCAGCAAcaccagcaggcgctgcacgGGGCCCGTGGGGGGGGTCATgaaggcgcgaccgcggtcgcgcgccgaagcggcgccTCTGGAGGCGCTTCCGCGAATCTCTACGCGGACAGGACAGCTGTCGAGGggggacgaggcgcgggcgacgaagacTGCTCGGCTTTTCTGAGAGGTCTCACAACTCTTCGTGAAGACAGACGAGCCGTGAGACACTGAGgccccccgccctccgcacCGTGACCTGTCCCTCTTCTGATGTAGCCCCTTGGAAGAAGAGTCTTCAGGGATCAGTGCCTGGCGCGCTTCCCACGTGGCGGCCGAGGACGGCGCTCCGAGGCATTGCGGGAGCGTCGCCATTCATCCGCGCACAGACTGGGAACAGAGTAGTGTCTCTTCCCTCTCCAGGGTTTCGTGTTGCCGTCCAAGACAGGCAACGGTCCGAggcagggcggcgccagTACCAAAATGGGCTCCCTCCGGTGCACGGTCTCTTTTcacgaaaagaaaaacacgcTGTCTCTTGCTGGGCTTCGTATGGCATGGCTGAAAGAAATATACTGCACAGCcgggcggagagggagcagAACTCAATGACCTCACAGCATGGAGAACATTCCGTAAAGCTCCTGCAGTATAATGTGTTTTTTCCTCTGTCAGCTGCTCGTTTGAGCCGGTCTGGCTCCCACTTACGAACGCGTCTTAAGcctcgtgtctcctctgcttcatCTCTAACTTATTCATCACTCGCAACTAAGACTTTCGCTCCTCAGAAAGCGGCTGTGGGAGGAGGTTTACGCTTTCCAGTGCACCTGCTTCACCAACCAGCGTGGCGGAGTGTCGGCACTCACCTGTCACGTTTGCTTAGGAACGCTGCCTCCGTGTGGCGGGCATGGACTGGACTGAAGGCGTCACACACCCTCATTCTCACTTCTATTCTTGGCACCCGCGTTCATGTCCCTTCAAACACTTCTCCGCCATCTTTCTCATACGAGACGCTACAGCGGGAAAACGCAGCGCAAGACATCCGCAATATGCTCGCATACGCTGCATCGCGTCTTCACAGTCTCATTCTGGTTGAGGAGCTCGTGCGGGCTGCGGATCCTGCAACCTTGTGTAGCGACGCACGAACCGCTATCAGCAGCGAAAGCAATGGCGACGGCCTTCTCTAACTGGGATATTATACCCATTATGCCTCGCGTGGGCAGTTGAGGGGGAGGCAAGAGGTTGGCTTTCAGAAGTGAGTAGCTGTGCTGGGGTAGTCCAAGTCCCGTGCAGCTGACTGAGTGGGCATGCGCAGAAAGGTCAATGAAGAAACGAAGGAAGGCACACTGGTGGCTTCGGCAGTTGGCGGCGGTTGACGTATTCACCACTCGAGCGGCCCAGACAATGAAAGACCGATGAGCGCTCAGGAGCGTTTCTTGCGAGTCAAAGAGTCTGCTCTAGTCGCCTCGTGCTCAGAGAGGACACGTGAAACAGAGTAAGCTCTGTGAAGCAGCTACCGCTGGCTGGGCGCATTCACGTGCAGCTCCGTGTTCGATAAAGCCAACCTCTGTAGAATGAGCCGGTCGGAACAGAGTAAAGCCGGTGAACGACAGGGTGTGCACTGGGCCTCTGAAGACACTGCGCCCGCTCATTCTCGAGCGCATACGCCTCAAACACCTTCATGTACTCTATACGCGCGTAGTTGGGCGAGCGGGGGAACACGCCGGTGTTCTGTTATCTGCTTTTTGAGTAACACAAATGTGTATACCTGGCACACAGCATAGAACCGATTGCT
This DNA window, taken from Besnoitia besnoiti strain Bb-Ger1 chromosome III, whole genome shotgun sequence, encodes the following:
- a CDS encoding hypothetical protein (encoded by transcript BESB_046570), with amino-acid sequence MTTGLQSSFNGLALDDEEASSSFFLAEPLITSEPEADTDPRLLGDDVTGQNGADRDTSASNTSGGKRWFRFQSFRRKGPPDGTGGIGRELTKRAHEGDEAATAGMKALNLLEQGEYDDDLLDCVQLSRDLDVAMRLFCHHFPDNDLRRVVCGDKRKHLVRLLNPLRQKFGTAQTFLRRLTIPLSHPVFVNSARSPMSEVDLQPLTIMLANAVKRNPDMTPAYSIFDAESGRSCVATELSHIYREPPRLNPRKLEKSLSKRKEWRLRQVAAAAYPAHADAMEIALVLSALDFSGCRERWIKEPYVTLGNVAAGATVQLSRKLATELLVSFLIAMAYSANDSEAGSCSASGSVSEVRASCRRLKINLQLQAEIQKIYNSVADNNLSTAEERVNKLRNSYKTVTLDEEFVRRGNGFAVLNAFADTYMFLQQVDMTTKGARFLRFLNSMGLKRALQWYLTRVFRKLAAGYRNQGASALLPSSVQAPQPFKNVMAASSGAHTVCGIGSRWLQKFVTGLVEVTLSDSSQAAGTAELDAPGAPADSAVSQRGPEGTASAAGLGSGGITNEGFDSTETPYQEPLQGQASVLSPSAPSASPVVLSFAAGTSGADAVIGFTRRAKSIGRILRTVVAAALAADLAFGLWFPGPVLPLVPRS
- a CDS encoding hypothetical protein (encoded by transcript BESB_046580), translating into MLQQGPFARPACGAAPRHVAALPQGAGALNLHPSPQMWLSFCRYQTRSASARMLRAATAEAHEACTACHTPSQATQPRSPLRISGSSSWVLFAVTFFMSLASGDATGASYAQAVSPPSSRATETVAAAPSSLVSGRVFVPPHLLSGVRISVNGDLLSLSPSSSGDFVLPRLPVGSYVVQPSHPLLAFPSYLLTVSSASESLAAAPAGDQAASAPKASVYLLGESFRPLTPEAPLPLPLRVLPTSGPPAYFVVKPPFSLLFLLQQPLLLVAAACFGLMWCLPKLQKYQEEEERRQNLIAQQHQQALHGARGGGHEGATAVARRSGASGGASANLYADRTAVEGGRGAGDEDCSAFLRGLTTLREDRRAVRH